One region of Drosophila teissieri strain GT53w chromosome 2L, Prin_Dtei_1.1, whole genome shotgun sequence genomic DNA includes:
- the LOC122625853 gene encoding apoptosis-resistant E3 ubiquitin protein ligase 1 isoform X5, with protein MWSPESEINSIAMATTMRHSQSSSSGISSLSSCGDPERLPELPPLDEQRLQRAALHLQQKLILREWLRDHRLQHHYQRLLAVEVASLEDVYWLEDSRASKILGKDWQLWSGARQNLPTSKAQLDALKAQLWSTVVKSSQHQDAWTWGGMLVVSVSVAGLVTLAAMTQPSLAPEARHSLLQYVTGKYLLPANCKVQWDWKDPASVGGTMCFVVRFFQRNGQPYPICDTDQFFVEVTEGTRKVVTISELGSSTDPNNANIAKVKFTVRTAGQYKISVLIGASHIAGSPFLRSFLPGAIDARRSRFIRPASTVICCAGAPTLMHIEPRDEFGNSCLFDQNQSDEALQGYQVAIYDLHGVPVEKLQHAIVFAYDRVNSRVSVTALFPEPTCLRAVISYRDQQLPNGDFDIIVLSSSDTTLVHKNIASRKHNICYEAKLLSIFGVSKNKPRKVLCYVGPKQNSLIFQVTIKEMILKFIPKRIATFRLCPSTKFHFLPQLVSQLHGPVFIIDDGAQPKIELASKDRNIIAATFTHFLLKNIGGSETFKDKQDFFYHEVRKFHASYYHEKMALKVQREKILESSMKAAKGFSVSDWCGNFEVTFQGEQGIDWGGLRREWFELVCSALFDARGGLFCTFHDKHQALVHPNPTRPAHLKLKHFEFAGKMVGKCLFESALGGTYRQLVRARFSRSFLAQLIGLRVHYKYFEQDDPDLYLSKIKYILDTDLDATDTLELYFVEEMYDSSSGQLSKTIELIPNGARTRVTNATKNQYLDALAQQRLCNSVKDEVDSFLKGLNSIIPDNLLSIFDENELELLMCGTGEYSISDFKAHHIANGNSAEFRRVLAWFWAGVSNFSQTEMARLLQFTTGCSQLPPGGFQELNPQFQITAAPTFGNLPTAHTCFNQLCLPDYESYEQFEKSLLLAISEGSEGFGMV; from the exons ATGTGGTCGCCCGAGTCGGAAATAAACTCCATTGCCATGGCCACCACAATGCGCCATTCGCAGTCCTCGTCCTCAG GAATCTCCTCCTTGTCGAGCTGCGGCGATCCGGAGCGTCTGCCGGAGCTGCCCCCTCTGGACGAGCAGCGTCTTCAGCGGGCCGCATTGCATCTGCAGCAAAAGCTGATCCTGCGCGAGTGGCTGCGGGATCACCGGCTGCAGCACCACTACCAACGGCTGCTGGCCGTGGAGGTCGCCTCGCTGGAGGACGTCTACTGGCTGGAGGACTCACGGGCCAGCAAGATCCTCGGCAAGGACTGGCAGCTGTGGTCGGGAGCACGGCAGAACCTGCCCACGTCCAAGGCCCAACTGGACGCCCTGAAGGCGCAGCTCTGGTCGACGGTGGTCAAGAGCAGCCAGCACCAAGACGCATGGACATGGGGCGGCATGCTGGTCGTATCCGTCTCAGTCGCCGGCCTCGTCACCCTGGCTGCTATGACACAGCCCTCATTGGCCCCAGAG GCCCGTCATTCCCTGCTGCAATATGTCACCGGGAAGTATCTGCTGCCCGCCAATTGCAAGGTGCAGTGGGACTGGAAGGATCCCGCCAGCGTCGGCGGCACCATGTGCTTCGTGGTGCGCTTCTTCCAGCGCAACGGCCAGCCATATCCCATCTGTGATACGGACCAGTTCTTCGTCGAGGTCACCGAGGGCACTCGCAAGGTGGTCACCATTAGCGAACTGGGCTCCTCTACCGATCCCAACAACGCCAACATCGCCAAGGTCAAGTTCACGGTTCGCACTGCGGGCCAGTACAAGATATCCGTGCTGATTGGCGCCAGTCACATCGCCGGATCGCCCTTCCTGCGATCCTTTCTGCCAGGTGCCATCGATGCCAGGCGATCCAGGTTCATCCGGCCCGCCAGCACGGTCATCTGCTGCGCAGGTGCACCCACTTTGATGCACATCGAGCCACGGGATGAGTTCGGCAACTCCTGTCTGTTCGACCAGAACCAATCGGACGAGGCACTGCAG GGCTACCAAGTGGCAATATACGACCTGCATGGAGTTCCGGTGGAGAAACTGCAGCATGCGATTGTCTTCGCCTACGACAGAGTCAACTCGCGGGTGTCCGTCACAGCTCTGTTTCCGGAACCCACTTGTCTGCGGGCAGTGATCAGTTACCGGGATCAGCAGCTGCCCAACGGCGACTTCGACATCATTGTGCTGAGCA GCAGCGACACCACCTTGGTGCACAAGAACATAGCCTCCAGGAAGCACAACATCTGCTACGAGGCCAAACTGCTGAGTATTTTCGGTGTGTCCAAGAACAAGCCGCGGAAGGTGCTCTGCTATGTGGGACCCAAACAG AACTCGCTGATCTTCCAGGTGACCATCAAGGAGATGATCCTGAAGTTCATTCCCAAGAGGATCGCCACATTCCGGCTGTGTCCCTCGACCAAGTTCCACTTTCTGCCCCAGTTGGTGTCCCAGCTGCACGGCCCTGTTTTCATCATAGACGACGGTGCCCAACCCAAGATCGAGTTGGCCTCCAAGGATCGGAATATCATAGCTGCCACCTTCACCCATTTTCTGCTGAAGAACATTGGTGGATCCGAGACCTTCAAGGACAAGCAGGACTTCTTCTACCACGAGGTTCGCAAATTCCATGCCAGCTACTACCACGAGAAGATGGCCCTGAAGGTTCAGCGGGAGAAGATCCTGGAGAGCAGCATGAAGGCCGCCAAGGGCTTCTCGGTGTCCGACTGGTGTGGCAACTTCGAGGTCACCTTCCAGGGTGAACAGGGCATCGACTGGGGTGGTTTGCGGAGGGAGTGGTTTGAGCTGGTCTGCAGTGCCCTCTTTGACGCCCGCGGAGGCCTCTTCTGCACCTTCCACGACAAGCATCAGGCGCTGGTCCATCCGAATCCCACGCGTCCTGCCCATCTGAAGCTGAAGCACTTCGAGTTCGCCGGCAAGATGGTGGGAAAGTGTCTGTTTGAGAGCGCCTTGGGCGGCACCTATCGCCAGCTGGTCAGGGCCAGATTCAGTCGCTCTTTTCTGGCCCAACTTATTGGTCTGAGGGTGCATTACAag TACTTTGAACAGGACGATCCCGACTTGTACCTGTCGAAGATCAAGTACATTCTGGACACAGATCTCGATGCCACGGACACTCTGGAGCTGTACTTCGTAGAGGAGATGTACGACTCCAGCAGTGGACAGCTGAGCAAGACCATCGAACTGATACCCAACGGGGCCAGGACGCGGGTGACCAATGCCACCAAGAACCAGTACCTGGACGCCTTGGCTCAGCAGCGTCTGTGCAACAGCGTCAAGGATGAGGTAGACAGCTTCCTGAAGGGTCTGAACTCCATCATACCGGATAACCTTCTCAGCATTTTCGATGAGAACGAACTGGAG CTGCTGATGTGCGGAACTGGGGAATACTCCATCAGCGACTTCAAGGCGCACCACATCGCCAACGGCAATTCGGCTGAGTTCCGGCGGGTTTTGGCCTGGTTTTGGGCCGGAGTGAGCAACTTCAGCCAGACGGAGATGGCCCGGCTGCTGCAGTTCACCACGGGATGCTCCCAGTTGCCGCCCGGGGGATTCCAGGAGCTGAATCCGCAGTTCCAGATAACGGCGGCCCCGACCTTTGGCAACCTGCCCACGGCGCACACCTG CTTCAACCAGCTGTGTTTGCCGGACTACGAGAGCTACGAGCAGTTCGAGAAGtcgctgcttttggccatcaGCGAGGGCAGCGAGGGATTCGGCATGGTCTAG
- the LOC122625853 gene encoding apoptosis-resistant E3 ubiquitin protein ligase 1 isoform X2 translates to MGQMHCSPRDASLRSDLVLIRSYVVYRGRAPDAASHYDISMIVGHINVGGVLRATSGKCFPTLKVKLCFGEAMGISSLSSCGDPERLPELPPLDEQRLQRAALHLQQKLILREWLRDHRLQHHYQRLLAVEVASLEDVYWLEDSRASKILGKDWQLWSGARQNLPTSKAQLDALKAQLWSTVVKSSQHQDAWTWGGMLVVSVSVAGLVTLAAMTQPSLAPEARHSLLQYVTGKYLLPANCKVQWDWKDPASVGGTMCFVVRFFQRNGQPYPICDTDQFFVEVTEGTRKVVTISELGSSTDPNNANIAKVKFTVRTAGQYKISVLIGASHIAGSPFLRSFLPGAIDARRSRFIRPASTVICCAGAPTLMHIEPRDEFGNSCLFDQNQSDEALQGYQVAIYDLHGVPVEKLQHAIVFAYDRVNSRVSVTALFPEPTCLRAVISYRDQQLPNGDFDIIVLSSSDTTLVHKNIASRKHNICYEAKLLSIFGVSKNKPRKVLCYVGPKQVTIKEMILKFIPKRIATFRLCPSTKFHFLPQLVSQLHGPVFIIDDGAQPKIELASKDRNIIAATFTHFLLKNIGGSETFKDKQDFFYHEVRKFHASYYHEKMALKVQREKILESSMKAAKGFSVSDWCGNFEVTFQGEQGIDWGGLRREWFELVCSALFDARGGLFCTFHDKHQALVHPNPTRPAHLKLKHFEFAGKMVGKCLFESALGGTYRQLVRARFSRSFLAQLIGLRVHYKYFEQDDPDLYLSKIKYILDTDLDATDTLELYFVEEMYDSSSGQLSKTIELIPNGARTRVTNATKNQYLDALAQQRLCNSVKDEVDSFLKGLNSIIPDNLLSIFDENELELLMCGTGEYSISDFKAHHIANGNSAEFRRVLAWFWAGVSNFSQTEMARLLQFTTGCSQLPPGGFQELNPQFQITAAPTFGNLPTAHTCFNQLCLPDYESYEQFEKSLLLAISEGSEGFGMV, encoded by the exons ATGGGTCAGATGCACTGCTCACCCCGAGATGCCTCCCTCAGGTCGGACTTAGTGCTCATCCGTAGCTATGTCGTCTATAGGGGACGTGCTCCCGATGCTGCGAGCCACTACGATATATCCATGATAGTTGGCCACATCAACGTGGGCGGTGTCCTGCGTGCCACGAGTGGCAAGTGTTTTCCCACACTCAAAGTGAAACTGTGCTTCGGTGAGGCGATGG GAATCTCCTCCTTGTCGAGCTGCGGCGATCCGGAGCGTCTGCCGGAGCTGCCCCCTCTGGACGAGCAGCGTCTTCAGCGGGCCGCATTGCATCTGCAGCAAAAGCTGATCCTGCGCGAGTGGCTGCGGGATCACCGGCTGCAGCACCACTACCAACGGCTGCTGGCCGTGGAGGTCGCCTCGCTGGAGGACGTCTACTGGCTGGAGGACTCACGGGCCAGCAAGATCCTCGGCAAGGACTGGCAGCTGTGGTCGGGAGCACGGCAGAACCTGCCCACGTCCAAGGCCCAACTGGACGCCCTGAAGGCGCAGCTCTGGTCGACGGTGGTCAAGAGCAGCCAGCACCAAGACGCATGGACATGGGGCGGCATGCTGGTCGTATCCGTCTCAGTCGCCGGCCTCGTCACCCTGGCTGCTATGACACAGCCCTCATTGGCCCCAGAG GCCCGTCATTCCCTGCTGCAATATGTCACCGGGAAGTATCTGCTGCCCGCCAATTGCAAGGTGCAGTGGGACTGGAAGGATCCCGCCAGCGTCGGCGGCACCATGTGCTTCGTGGTGCGCTTCTTCCAGCGCAACGGCCAGCCATATCCCATCTGTGATACGGACCAGTTCTTCGTCGAGGTCACCGAGGGCACTCGCAAGGTGGTCACCATTAGCGAACTGGGCTCCTCTACCGATCCCAACAACGCCAACATCGCCAAGGTCAAGTTCACGGTTCGCACTGCGGGCCAGTACAAGATATCCGTGCTGATTGGCGCCAGTCACATCGCCGGATCGCCCTTCCTGCGATCCTTTCTGCCAGGTGCCATCGATGCCAGGCGATCCAGGTTCATCCGGCCCGCCAGCACGGTCATCTGCTGCGCAGGTGCACCCACTTTGATGCACATCGAGCCACGGGATGAGTTCGGCAACTCCTGTCTGTTCGACCAGAACCAATCGGACGAGGCACTGCAG GGCTACCAAGTGGCAATATACGACCTGCATGGAGTTCCGGTGGAGAAACTGCAGCATGCGATTGTCTTCGCCTACGACAGAGTCAACTCGCGGGTGTCCGTCACAGCTCTGTTTCCGGAACCCACTTGTCTGCGGGCAGTGATCAGTTACCGGGATCAGCAGCTGCCCAACGGCGACTTCGACATCATTGTGCTGAGCA GCAGCGACACCACCTTGGTGCACAAGAACATAGCCTCCAGGAAGCACAACATCTGCTACGAGGCCAAACTGCTGAGTATTTTCGGTGTGTCCAAGAACAAGCCGCGGAAGGTGCTCTGCTATGTGGGACCCAAACAG GTGACCATCAAGGAGATGATCCTGAAGTTCATTCCCAAGAGGATCGCCACATTCCGGCTGTGTCCCTCGACCAAGTTCCACTTTCTGCCCCAGTTGGTGTCCCAGCTGCACGGCCCTGTTTTCATCATAGACGACGGTGCCCAACCCAAGATCGAGTTGGCCTCCAAGGATCGGAATATCATAGCTGCCACCTTCACCCATTTTCTGCTGAAGAACATTGGTGGATCCGAGACCTTCAAGGACAAGCAGGACTTCTTCTACCACGAGGTTCGCAAATTCCATGCCAGCTACTACCACGAGAAGATGGCCCTGAAGGTTCAGCGGGAGAAGATCCTGGAGAGCAGCATGAAGGCCGCCAAGGGCTTCTCGGTGTCCGACTGGTGTGGCAACTTCGAGGTCACCTTCCAGGGTGAACAGGGCATCGACTGGGGTGGTTTGCGGAGGGAGTGGTTTGAGCTGGTCTGCAGTGCCCTCTTTGACGCCCGCGGAGGCCTCTTCTGCACCTTCCACGACAAGCATCAGGCGCTGGTCCATCCGAATCCCACGCGTCCTGCCCATCTGAAGCTGAAGCACTTCGAGTTCGCCGGCAAGATGGTGGGAAAGTGTCTGTTTGAGAGCGCCTTGGGCGGCACCTATCGCCAGCTGGTCAGGGCCAGATTCAGTCGCTCTTTTCTGGCCCAACTTATTGGTCTGAGGGTGCATTACAag TACTTTGAACAGGACGATCCCGACTTGTACCTGTCGAAGATCAAGTACATTCTGGACACAGATCTCGATGCCACGGACACTCTGGAGCTGTACTTCGTAGAGGAGATGTACGACTCCAGCAGTGGACAGCTGAGCAAGACCATCGAACTGATACCCAACGGGGCCAGGACGCGGGTGACCAATGCCACCAAGAACCAGTACCTGGACGCCTTGGCTCAGCAGCGTCTGTGCAACAGCGTCAAGGATGAGGTAGACAGCTTCCTGAAGGGTCTGAACTCCATCATACCGGATAACCTTCTCAGCATTTTCGATGAGAACGAACTGGAG CTGCTGATGTGCGGAACTGGGGAATACTCCATCAGCGACTTCAAGGCGCACCACATCGCCAACGGCAATTCGGCTGAGTTCCGGCGGGTTTTGGCCTGGTTTTGGGCCGGAGTGAGCAACTTCAGCCAGACGGAGATGGCCCGGCTGCTGCAGTTCACCACGGGATGCTCCCAGTTGCCGCCCGGGGGATTCCAGGAGCTGAATCCGCAGTTCCAGATAACGGCGGCCCCGACCTTTGGCAACCTGCCCACGGCGCACACCTG CTTCAACCAGCTGTGTTTGCCGGACTACGAGAGCTACGAGCAGTTCGAGAAGtcgctgcttttggccatcaGCGAGGGCAGCGAGGGATTCGGCATGGTCTAG
- the LOC122625853 gene encoding apoptosis-resistant E3 ubiquitin protein ligase 1 isoform X1, protein MGQMHCSPRDASLRSDLVLIRSYVVYRGRAPDAASHYDISMIVGHINVGGVLRATSGKCFPTLKVKLCFGEAMGISSLSSCGDPERLPELPPLDEQRLQRAALHLQQKLILREWLRDHRLQHHYQRLLAVEVASLEDVYWLEDSRASKILGKDWQLWSGARQNLPTSKAQLDALKAQLWSTVVKSSQHQDAWTWGGMLVVSVSVAGLVTLAAMTQPSLAPEARHSLLQYVTGKYLLPANCKVQWDWKDPASVGGTMCFVVRFFQRNGQPYPICDTDQFFVEVTEGTRKVVTISELGSSTDPNNANIAKVKFTVRTAGQYKISVLIGASHIAGSPFLRSFLPGAIDARRSRFIRPASTVICCAGAPTLMHIEPRDEFGNSCLFDQNQSDEALQGYQVAIYDLHGVPVEKLQHAIVFAYDRVNSRVSVTALFPEPTCLRAVISYRDQQLPNGDFDIIVLSSSDTTLVHKNIASRKHNICYEAKLLSIFGVSKNKPRKVLCYVGPKQNSLIFQVTIKEMILKFIPKRIATFRLCPSTKFHFLPQLVSQLHGPVFIIDDGAQPKIELASKDRNIIAATFTHFLLKNIGGSETFKDKQDFFYHEVRKFHASYYHEKMALKVQREKILESSMKAAKGFSVSDWCGNFEVTFQGEQGIDWGGLRREWFELVCSALFDARGGLFCTFHDKHQALVHPNPTRPAHLKLKHFEFAGKMVGKCLFESALGGTYRQLVRARFSRSFLAQLIGLRVHYKYFEQDDPDLYLSKIKYILDTDLDATDTLELYFVEEMYDSSSGQLSKTIELIPNGARTRVTNATKNQYLDALAQQRLCNSVKDEVDSFLKGLNSIIPDNLLSIFDENELELLMCGTGEYSISDFKAHHIANGNSAEFRRVLAWFWAGVSNFSQTEMARLLQFTTGCSQLPPGGFQELNPQFQITAAPTFGNLPTAHTCFNQLCLPDYESYEQFEKSLLLAISEGSEGFGMV, encoded by the exons ATGGGTCAGATGCACTGCTCACCCCGAGATGCCTCCCTCAGGTCGGACTTAGTGCTCATCCGTAGCTATGTCGTCTATAGGGGACGTGCTCCCGATGCTGCGAGCCACTACGATATATCCATGATAGTTGGCCACATCAACGTGGGCGGTGTCCTGCGTGCCACGAGTGGCAAGTGTTTTCCCACACTCAAAGTGAAACTGTGCTTCGGTGAGGCGATGG GAATCTCCTCCTTGTCGAGCTGCGGCGATCCGGAGCGTCTGCCGGAGCTGCCCCCTCTGGACGAGCAGCGTCTTCAGCGGGCCGCATTGCATCTGCAGCAAAAGCTGATCCTGCGCGAGTGGCTGCGGGATCACCGGCTGCAGCACCACTACCAACGGCTGCTGGCCGTGGAGGTCGCCTCGCTGGAGGACGTCTACTGGCTGGAGGACTCACGGGCCAGCAAGATCCTCGGCAAGGACTGGCAGCTGTGGTCGGGAGCACGGCAGAACCTGCCCACGTCCAAGGCCCAACTGGACGCCCTGAAGGCGCAGCTCTGGTCGACGGTGGTCAAGAGCAGCCAGCACCAAGACGCATGGACATGGGGCGGCATGCTGGTCGTATCCGTCTCAGTCGCCGGCCTCGTCACCCTGGCTGCTATGACACAGCCCTCATTGGCCCCAGAG GCCCGTCATTCCCTGCTGCAATATGTCACCGGGAAGTATCTGCTGCCCGCCAATTGCAAGGTGCAGTGGGACTGGAAGGATCCCGCCAGCGTCGGCGGCACCATGTGCTTCGTGGTGCGCTTCTTCCAGCGCAACGGCCAGCCATATCCCATCTGTGATACGGACCAGTTCTTCGTCGAGGTCACCGAGGGCACTCGCAAGGTGGTCACCATTAGCGAACTGGGCTCCTCTACCGATCCCAACAACGCCAACATCGCCAAGGTCAAGTTCACGGTTCGCACTGCGGGCCAGTACAAGATATCCGTGCTGATTGGCGCCAGTCACATCGCCGGATCGCCCTTCCTGCGATCCTTTCTGCCAGGTGCCATCGATGCCAGGCGATCCAGGTTCATCCGGCCCGCCAGCACGGTCATCTGCTGCGCAGGTGCACCCACTTTGATGCACATCGAGCCACGGGATGAGTTCGGCAACTCCTGTCTGTTCGACCAGAACCAATCGGACGAGGCACTGCAG GGCTACCAAGTGGCAATATACGACCTGCATGGAGTTCCGGTGGAGAAACTGCAGCATGCGATTGTCTTCGCCTACGACAGAGTCAACTCGCGGGTGTCCGTCACAGCTCTGTTTCCGGAACCCACTTGTCTGCGGGCAGTGATCAGTTACCGGGATCAGCAGCTGCCCAACGGCGACTTCGACATCATTGTGCTGAGCA GCAGCGACACCACCTTGGTGCACAAGAACATAGCCTCCAGGAAGCACAACATCTGCTACGAGGCCAAACTGCTGAGTATTTTCGGTGTGTCCAAGAACAAGCCGCGGAAGGTGCTCTGCTATGTGGGACCCAAACAG AACTCGCTGATCTTCCAGGTGACCATCAAGGAGATGATCCTGAAGTTCATTCCCAAGAGGATCGCCACATTCCGGCTGTGTCCCTCGACCAAGTTCCACTTTCTGCCCCAGTTGGTGTCCCAGCTGCACGGCCCTGTTTTCATCATAGACGACGGTGCCCAACCCAAGATCGAGTTGGCCTCCAAGGATCGGAATATCATAGCTGCCACCTTCACCCATTTTCTGCTGAAGAACATTGGTGGATCCGAGACCTTCAAGGACAAGCAGGACTTCTTCTACCACGAGGTTCGCAAATTCCATGCCAGCTACTACCACGAGAAGATGGCCCTGAAGGTTCAGCGGGAGAAGATCCTGGAGAGCAGCATGAAGGCCGCCAAGGGCTTCTCGGTGTCCGACTGGTGTGGCAACTTCGAGGTCACCTTCCAGGGTGAACAGGGCATCGACTGGGGTGGTTTGCGGAGGGAGTGGTTTGAGCTGGTCTGCAGTGCCCTCTTTGACGCCCGCGGAGGCCTCTTCTGCACCTTCCACGACAAGCATCAGGCGCTGGTCCATCCGAATCCCACGCGTCCTGCCCATCTGAAGCTGAAGCACTTCGAGTTCGCCGGCAAGATGGTGGGAAAGTGTCTGTTTGAGAGCGCCTTGGGCGGCACCTATCGCCAGCTGGTCAGGGCCAGATTCAGTCGCTCTTTTCTGGCCCAACTTATTGGTCTGAGGGTGCATTACAag TACTTTGAACAGGACGATCCCGACTTGTACCTGTCGAAGATCAAGTACATTCTGGACACAGATCTCGATGCCACGGACACTCTGGAGCTGTACTTCGTAGAGGAGATGTACGACTCCAGCAGTGGACAGCTGAGCAAGACCATCGAACTGATACCCAACGGGGCCAGGACGCGGGTGACCAATGCCACCAAGAACCAGTACCTGGACGCCTTGGCTCAGCAGCGTCTGTGCAACAGCGTCAAGGATGAGGTAGACAGCTTCCTGAAGGGTCTGAACTCCATCATACCGGATAACCTTCTCAGCATTTTCGATGAGAACGAACTGGAG CTGCTGATGTGCGGAACTGGGGAATACTCCATCAGCGACTTCAAGGCGCACCACATCGCCAACGGCAATTCGGCTGAGTTCCGGCGGGTTTTGGCCTGGTTTTGGGCCGGAGTGAGCAACTTCAGCCAGACGGAGATGGCCCGGCTGCTGCAGTTCACCACGGGATGCTCCCAGTTGCCGCCCGGGGGATTCCAGGAGCTGAATCCGCAGTTCCAGATAACGGCGGCCCCGACCTTTGGCAACCTGCCCACGGCGCACACCTG CTTCAACCAGCTGTGTTTGCCGGACTACGAGAGCTACGAGCAGTTCGAGAAGtcgctgcttttggccatcaGCGAGGGCAGCGAGGGATTCGGCATGGTCTAG